From one Xiphophorus hellerii strain 12219 chromosome 18, Xiphophorus_hellerii-4.1, whole genome shotgun sequence genomic stretch:
- the LOC116708043 gene encoding neurogranin isoform X2, which yields MDCHNEECSRPQEEEDILDIPLDDPEANRAAAKIQAGFRGHMTRKKMKPEDKTEGEEVSSTGDVLNSSQGGSETGRSGAVERDDTSVPEQ from the exons ATGGACTGTCACAAT GAGGAGTGCAGCCGAccccaggaggaggaggacatcTTGGACATCCCCCTGGACGACCCCGAGGCCAACAGAGCCGCTGCCAAGATCCAGGCTGGCTTCCGCGGCCACATGACTCGTAAGAAGATGAAGCCAGAGGACAAAACCGAAGGGGAGGAGGTGAGCAGCACTGGGGATGTGCTCAACAGCAGCCAGGGGGGCTCAG agaCAGGAAGATCGGGGGCAGTAGAGAGAGACGACACATCTGTGCCGGAGCAGTGA
- the LOC116708043 gene encoding neurogranin isoform X1 — translation MDCHNQEECSRPQEEEDILDIPLDDPEANRAAAKIQAGFRGHMTRKKMKPEDKTEGEEVSSTGDVLNSSQGGSETGRSGAVERDDTSVPEQ, via the exons ATGGACTGTCACAAT CAGGAGGAGTGCAGCCGAccccaggaggaggaggacatcTTGGACATCCCCCTGGACGACCCCGAGGCCAACAGAGCCGCTGCCAAGATCCAGGCTGGCTTCCGCGGCCACATGACTCGTAAGAAGATGAAGCCAGAGGACAAAACCGAAGGGGAGGAGGTGAGCAGCACTGGGGATGTGCTCAACAGCAGCCAGGGGGGCTCAG agaCAGGAAGATCGGGGGCAGTAGAGAGAGACGACACATCTGTGCCGGAGCAGTGA
- the LOC116708043 gene encoding neurogranin isoform X3 codes for MDCHNEECSRPQEEEDILDIPLDDPEANRAAAKIQAGFRGHMTRKKMKPEDKTEGEERQEDRGQ; via the exons ATGGACTGTCACAAT GAGGAGTGCAGCCGAccccaggaggaggaggacatcTTGGACATCCCCCTGGACGACCCCGAGGCCAACAGAGCCGCTGCCAAGATCCAGGCTGGCTTCCGCGGCCACATGACTCGTAAGAAGATGAAGCCAGAGGACAAAACCGAAGGGGAGGAG agaCAGGAAGATCGGGGGCAGTAG
- the LOC116708040 gene encoding chromatin modification-related protein EAF7 isoform X1 → MSVPFSNTHLRVPRGFGALLEGLTREILRDQPDNIPAYAAQYFDKLLKEREESGMDPSEWAARLEDRFYNNHAFKSTETVGLEKETATEEAHVSKRKPSEFETEEEPSHSVEDAALSTEHLPISDITDSAEGSQDEETELQDTEQTSEADEQSGIDKDYELTEAEPSQIIGLDSEVDDDLLHLSLIQVDQADETSDVSEGESPSQRWEDQEYKDEDQPVGAFGEQETVGSEEEHTVESESLQSVLHLTLLVDASASKPGETKTSICQDDTYSAEETETITTQLEELPGNQYEIHPDTQQEAKDEAQSEKEITDTESEREITETQGESEVTETLKEKEITETKGEGEITETQGEREITETQGEREITETQGERDKTETQGEREITETQGEREVTETLKEKEITETQGEGKITETPGERDKTETQGERDKTETLKEKEITETKGEGEITETQVSPEKSSVSPTVSEKSFKQVTFKEEDEIFTPEVDNEYEETPSDNSDGTPADAEEEEGPAGI, encoded by the exons ATGTCAGTGCCTTTTTCCAACACTCACCTGAGGGTACCTCGGGGATTTGGGGCCCTCTTAGAGGGACTGACCCGGGAGATTCTGCGGGACCAGCCGGACAACATCCCTGCATATGCAGCGCAGTATTTTGACAAACTTctgaaagaaagagaag AAAGTGGGATGGACCCTTCTGAGTGGGCTGCCAGACTGGAAGACAGGTTCTACAATAACCATGCTTTCAAGAGTACTGAG actgTTGGTCTTGAAAAGGAAACAGCAACAGAGGAGGCCCACGTTTCCAA GAGAAAACCAAGCGAATTCGAAACTGAAGAAGAGCCAAGTCACTCAGTTGAAGATGCAGCTCTTTCCACCGAACATCTTCCAATTTCAGATATAACTGATTCGGCTGAAGGCTCACAGGATGAAGAAACTGAACTACAAGATACAGAACAGACATCTGAAGCAGATGAACAGAGCGGGATAGACAAAGATTATGAGCTTACCGAAGCTGAACCTAGTCAAATTATCGGACTAGATAGTGAAGTAGATGATGACCTACTACACCTGAGCTTGATTCAGGTGGACCAAGCCGATGAAACTTCAGATGTAAGCGAGGGGGAAAGTCCTTCCCAAAGGTGGGAGGATCAGGAATATAAGGATGAAGATCAACCAGTTGGTGCATTTGGAGAGCAGGAAACTGTTGGCTCAGAAGAAGAGCATACTGTAGAATCAGAATCACTTCAGAGCGTTCTACATTTGACTCTTCTTGTGGACGCCTCTGCTTCAAAGCCtggtgaaacaaaaacatcaatttgTCAAGACGACACATATTCTGCTGAAGAGACAGAAACTATAACAACCCAGCTTGAGGAATTACCTGGAAATCAGTATGAAATTCATCCTGACACCCAACAAGAAGCAAAGGATGAAGCTCAAAGTGAGAAGGAAATAACAGACACTGAAAGTGAGAGGGAAATAACTGAGACTCAAGGTGAGAGTGAAGTAACTGAAACTCTGAAAGAGAAGGAAATAACAGAGACTAAAGGTGAAGGGGAAATAACGGAGACTCAAGGTGAGAGGGAAATAACTGAGACTCAAGGTGAGAGGGAAATAACTGAGACTCAAGGTGAGAGGGATAAAACTGAGACTCAAGGTGAGAGGGAAATAACGGAGACTCAAGGTGAGAGGGAAGTAACTGAAACTCTGAAAGAGAAGGAAATAACGGAGACTCAAGGTGAGGGGAAAATAACTGAGACTCCAGGTGAGAGGGATAAAACTGAGACTCAAGGTGAGAGGGATAAAACTGAAACTCTGAAAGAGAAGGAAATAACAGAGACTAAAGGTGAAGGGGAAATAACGGAGACTCAAG TTTCTCCTGAGAAAAGCAGTGTAAGTCCAACAGTCTCTGAGAAGTCCTTCAAGCAGGTGACATTTAAAGAAGAAGATGAAATTTTTACTCCTGAAGTGGATAATGAATATGAGGAGACTCCTTCTGATAATTCTGATGGGACACCTGCTGatgctgaggaagaggaaggaccTGCTGGGATTTAG
- the LOC116708040 gene encoding chromatin modification-related protein EAF7 isoform X3 has product MSVPFSNTHLRVPRGFGALLEGLTREILRDQPDNIPAYAAQYFDKLLKEREESGMDPSEWAARLEDRFYNNHAFKSTETVGLEKETATEEAHVSKRKPSEFETEEEPSHSVEDAALSTEHLPISDITDSAEGSQDEETELQDTEQTSEADEQSGIDKDYELTEAEPSQIIGLDSEVDDDLLHLSLIQVDQADETSDVSEGESPSQRWEDQEYKDEDQPVGAFGEQETVGSEEEHTVESESLQSVLHLTLLVDASASKPGETKTSICQDDTYSAEETETITTQLEELPGNQYEIHPDTQQEAKDEAQSEKEITDTESEREITETQGESEVTETLKEKEITETKGEGEITETQGEGKITETPGERDKTETQGERDKTETLKEKEITETKGEGEITETQVSPEKSSVSPTVSEKSFKQVTFKEEDEIFTPEVDNEYEETPSDNSDGTPADAEEEEGPAGI; this is encoded by the exons ATGTCAGTGCCTTTTTCCAACACTCACCTGAGGGTACCTCGGGGATTTGGGGCCCTCTTAGAGGGACTGACCCGGGAGATTCTGCGGGACCAGCCGGACAACATCCCTGCATATGCAGCGCAGTATTTTGACAAACTTctgaaagaaagagaag AAAGTGGGATGGACCCTTCTGAGTGGGCTGCCAGACTGGAAGACAGGTTCTACAATAACCATGCTTTCAAGAGTACTGAG actgTTGGTCTTGAAAAGGAAACAGCAACAGAGGAGGCCCACGTTTCCAA GAGAAAACCAAGCGAATTCGAAACTGAAGAAGAGCCAAGTCACTCAGTTGAAGATGCAGCTCTTTCCACCGAACATCTTCCAATTTCAGATATAACTGATTCGGCTGAAGGCTCACAGGATGAAGAAACTGAACTACAAGATACAGAACAGACATCTGAAGCAGATGAACAGAGCGGGATAGACAAAGATTATGAGCTTACCGAAGCTGAACCTAGTCAAATTATCGGACTAGATAGTGAAGTAGATGATGACCTACTACACCTGAGCTTGATTCAGGTGGACCAAGCCGATGAAACTTCAGATGTAAGCGAGGGGGAAAGTCCTTCCCAAAGGTGGGAGGATCAGGAATATAAGGATGAAGATCAACCAGTTGGTGCATTTGGAGAGCAGGAAACTGTTGGCTCAGAAGAAGAGCATACTGTAGAATCAGAATCACTTCAGAGCGTTCTACATTTGACTCTTCTTGTGGACGCCTCTGCTTCAAAGCCtggtgaaacaaaaacatcaatttgTCAAGACGACACATATTCTGCTGAAGAGACAGAAACTATAACAACCCAGCTTGAGGAATTACCTGGAAATCAGTATGAAATTCATCCTGACACCCAACAAGAAGCAAAGGATGAAGCTCAAAGTGAGAAGGAAATAACAGACACTGAAAGTGAGAGGGAAATAACTGAGACTCAAGGTGAGAGTGAAGTAACTGAAACTCTGAAAGAGAAGGAAATAACAGAGACTAAAGGTGAAGGGGAAATAACGGAGACTCAAG GTGAGGGGAAAATAACTGAGACTCCAGGTGAGAGGGATAAAACTGAGACTCAAGGTGAGAGGGATAAAACTGAAACTCTGAAAGAGAAGGAAATAACAGAGACTAAAGGTGAAGGGGAAATAACGGAGACTCAAG TTTCTCCTGAGAAAAGCAGTGTAAGTCCAACAGTCTCTGAGAAGTCCTTCAAGCAGGTGACATTTAAAGAAGAAGATGAAATTTTTACTCCTGAAGTGGATAATGAATATGAGGAGACTCCTTCTGATAATTCTGATGGGACACCTGCTGatgctgaggaagaggaaggaccTGCTGGGATTTAG
- the LOC116708040 gene encoding chromatin modification-related protein EAF7 isoform X4, translating into MSVPFSNTHLRVPRGFGALLEGLTREILRDQPDNIPAYAAQYFDKLLKEREESGMDPSEWAARLEDRFYNNHAFKSTETVGLEKETATEEAHVSKRKPSEFETEEEPSHSVEDAALSTEHLPISDITDSAEGSQDEETELQDTEQTSEADEQSGIDKDYELTEAEPSQIIGLDSEVDDDLLHLSLIQVDQADETSDVSEGESPSQRWEDQEYKDEDQPVGAFGEQETVGSEEEHTVESESLQSVLHLTLLVDASASKPGETKTSICQDDTYSAEETETITTQLEELPGNQYEIHPDTQQEAKDEAQSEKEITDTESEREITETQGESEVTETLKEKEITETKGEGEITETQVSPEKSSVSPTVSEKSFKQVTFKEEDEIFTPEVDNEYEETPSDNSDGTPADAEEEEGPAGI; encoded by the exons ATGTCAGTGCCTTTTTCCAACACTCACCTGAGGGTACCTCGGGGATTTGGGGCCCTCTTAGAGGGACTGACCCGGGAGATTCTGCGGGACCAGCCGGACAACATCCCTGCATATGCAGCGCAGTATTTTGACAAACTTctgaaagaaagagaag AAAGTGGGATGGACCCTTCTGAGTGGGCTGCCAGACTGGAAGACAGGTTCTACAATAACCATGCTTTCAAGAGTACTGAG actgTTGGTCTTGAAAAGGAAACAGCAACAGAGGAGGCCCACGTTTCCAA GAGAAAACCAAGCGAATTCGAAACTGAAGAAGAGCCAAGTCACTCAGTTGAAGATGCAGCTCTTTCCACCGAACATCTTCCAATTTCAGATATAACTGATTCGGCTGAAGGCTCACAGGATGAAGAAACTGAACTACAAGATACAGAACAGACATCTGAAGCAGATGAACAGAGCGGGATAGACAAAGATTATGAGCTTACCGAAGCTGAACCTAGTCAAATTATCGGACTAGATAGTGAAGTAGATGATGACCTACTACACCTGAGCTTGATTCAGGTGGACCAAGCCGATGAAACTTCAGATGTAAGCGAGGGGGAAAGTCCTTCCCAAAGGTGGGAGGATCAGGAATATAAGGATGAAGATCAACCAGTTGGTGCATTTGGAGAGCAGGAAACTGTTGGCTCAGAAGAAGAGCATACTGTAGAATCAGAATCACTTCAGAGCGTTCTACATTTGACTCTTCTTGTGGACGCCTCTGCTTCAAAGCCtggtgaaacaaaaacatcaatttgTCAAGACGACACATATTCTGCTGAAGAGACAGAAACTATAACAACCCAGCTTGAGGAATTACCTGGAAATCAGTATGAAATTCATCCTGACACCCAACAAGAAGCAAAGGATGAAGCTCAAAGTGAGAAGGAAATAACAGACACTGAAAGTGAGAGGGAAATAACTGAGACTCAAGGTGAGAGTGAAGTAACTGAAACTCTGAAAGAGAAGGAAATAACAGAGACTAAAGGTGAAGGGGAAATAACGGAGACTCAAG TTTCTCCTGAGAAAAGCAGTGTAAGTCCAACAGTCTCTGAGAAGTCCTTCAAGCAGGTGACATTTAAAGAAGAAGATGAAATTTTTACTCCTGAAGTGGATAATGAATATGAGGAGACTCCTTCTGATAATTCTGATGGGACACCTGCTGatgctgaggaagaggaaggaccTGCTGGGATTTAG
- the LOC116708040 gene encoding chromatin modification-related protein EAF7 isoform X2 translates to MSVPFSNTHLRVPRGFGALLEGLTREILRDQPDNIPAYAAQYFDKLLKEREESGMDPSEWAARLEDRFYNNHAFKSTETVGLEKETATEEAHVSKRKPSEFETEEEPSHSVEDAALSTEHLPISDITDSAEGSQDEETELQDTEQTSEADEQSGIDKDYELTEAEPSQIIGLDSEVDDDLLHLSLIQVDQADETSDVSEGESPSQRWEDQEYKDEDQPVGAFGEQETVGSEEEHTVESESLQSVLHLTLLVDASASKPGETKTSICQDDTYSAEETETITTQLEELPGNQYEIHPDTQQEAKDEAQSEKEITDTESEREITETQGESEVTETLKEKEITETKGEGEITETQGEGKITETPGEREITETQGEREVTETLKEKEITETKGEGEITETPGEREVTETLKEKEITETQVSPEKSSVSPTVSEKSFKQVTFKEEDEIFTPEVDNEYEETPSDNSDGTPADAEEEEGPAGI, encoded by the exons ATGTCAGTGCCTTTTTCCAACACTCACCTGAGGGTACCTCGGGGATTTGGGGCCCTCTTAGAGGGACTGACCCGGGAGATTCTGCGGGACCAGCCGGACAACATCCCTGCATATGCAGCGCAGTATTTTGACAAACTTctgaaagaaagagaag AAAGTGGGATGGACCCTTCTGAGTGGGCTGCCAGACTGGAAGACAGGTTCTACAATAACCATGCTTTCAAGAGTACTGAG actgTTGGTCTTGAAAAGGAAACAGCAACAGAGGAGGCCCACGTTTCCAA GAGAAAACCAAGCGAATTCGAAACTGAAGAAGAGCCAAGTCACTCAGTTGAAGATGCAGCTCTTTCCACCGAACATCTTCCAATTTCAGATATAACTGATTCGGCTGAAGGCTCACAGGATGAAGAAACTGAACTACAAGATACAGAACAGACATCTGAAGCAGATGAACAGAGCGGGATAGACAAAGATTATGAGCTTACCGAAGCTGAACCTAGTCAAATTATCGGACTAGATAGTGAAGTAGATGATGACCTACTACACCTGAGCTTGATTCAGGTGGACCAAGCCGATGAAACTTCAGATGTAAGCGAGGGGGAAAGTCCTTCCCAAAGGTGGGAGGATCAGGAATATAAGGATGAAGATCAACCAGTTGGTGCATTTGGAGAGCAGGAAACTGTTGGCTCAGAAGAAGAGCATACTGTAGAATCAGAATCACTTCAGAGCGTTCTACATTTGACTCTTCTTGTGGACGCCTCTGCTTCAAAGCCtggtgaaacaaaaacatcaatttgTCAAGACGACACATATTCTGCTGAAGAGACAGAAACTATAACAACCCAGCTTGAGGAATTACCTGGAAATCAGTATGAAATTCATCCTGACACCCAACAAGAAGCAAAGGATGAAGCTCAAAGTGAGAAGGAAATAACAGACACTGAAAGTGAGAGGGAAATAACTGAGACTCAAGGTGAGAGTGAAGTAACTGAAACTCTGAAAGAGAAGGAAATAACAGAGACTAAAG GTGAAGGGGAAATAACGGAGACTCAAGGTGAGGGGAAAATAACTGAGACTCCAGGTGAGAGGGAAATAACTGAGACTCAAGGTGAGAGGGAAGTAACTGAAACTCTGAAAGAGAAGGAAATAACAGAGACTAAAGGTGAAGGGGAAATAACTGAGACTCCAGGTGAGAGGGAAGTAACTGAAACTCTGAAAGAGAAGGAAATTACGGAGACTCAAGTTTCTCCTGAGAAAAGCAGTGTAAGTCCAACAGTCTCTGAGAAGTCCTTCAAGCAGGTGACATTTAAAGAAGAAGATGAAATTTTTACTCCTGAAGTGGATAATGAATATGAGGAGACTCCTTCTGATAATTCTGATGGGACACCTGCTGatgctgaggaagaggaaggaccTGCTGGGATTTAG
- the LOC116708042 gene encoding uncharacterized protein LOC116708042 isoform X2: MQVLVYLIILFLSVLKGSVISENAKAPTDYKMVRQGQSLMLNCTYNCSSGFVHGSWRTESDISPCNTTKKNGSFCTVSICLSNISTHDTEKNYSCYTEDTDDPKLTKTTVHTVFLQLQAQDTVPKWTNNPNILLENTSLPTESGTSNRGQFNVMKVLAAVTVTVAMVLAALAIFLCVNRNKPIWKGRGERVVSKSCSSQSPNAVLLPVKGTLSTQSEKITLRIPLPDNEEDTEVPYADIMITVRGWRGDEPRCHLQASRSADRLHVPQPREVSRKMSTNSEYAVITYA, translated from the exons ATGCAGGTCTTAGTCTACTTAATCATACTCTTCCTTTCAGTTCTAAAAG GAAGTGTGATTTCTGAAAATGCAAAGGCACCCACCGATTACAAGATGGTAAGACAGGGGCAAAGTCTCATGCTGAACTGCACCTATAACTGCTCATCTGGATTTGTCCACGGCTCCTGGAGGACAGAGTCTGATATCTCTCCTTGTAACACAACTAAAAAGAATGGCAGCTTTTGCACTGTGTCCATCTGCCTATCAAACATTTCTACTCATGATACAGAGAAGAACTACAGTTGCTACACAGAAGACACAGACGACCCTAAACTCACAAAAACAACAGTTCACACtgttttccttcaacttcaaG CTCAAGACACTGTCCCAAAATGGACAAATAACCCAAACATTCTTCTTGAAAATA CATCGCTTCCTACTGAATCAGGGACTTCAAACAGAG GACAGTTTAATGTAATGAAGGTTTTGGCAGCAGTAACCGTCACAGTGGCCATGGTTCTTGCAGCTTTGGCCATCTTCTTGTGCGTGAATCGCAACAAGCCCATCTGGAAGGGTAGAG GGGAGCGGGTTGTGTCCAAATCATG CTCATCTCAATCCCCAAATGCTGTCCTCCTACCAGTAAAAG GGACGCTATCAACACAAAGTGAGAAAATAACCTTACGAATTCCTCTGCCCG ACAATGAGGAGGACACAGAGGTTCCATATGCAGACATAATGATCACCGTCCGAGGG TGGCGGGGAGATGAACCAAGATGCCACCTGCAGGCCTCGCGTTCAGCTGACAGACTGCATGTTCCCCAGCCCAGAGAGGTCAGTCGCAAGATGAGCACCAACTCTGAGTATGCGGTTATCACATATGCCTGA
- the LOC116708042 gene encoding uncharacterized protein LOC116708042 isoform X1: MQVLVYLIILFLSVLKGSVISENAKAPTDYKMVRQGQSLMLNCTYNCSSGFVHGSWRTESDISPCNTTKKNGSFCTVSICLSNISTHDTEKNYSCYTEDTDDPKLTKTTVHTVFLQLQAQDTVPKWTNNPNILLENTSLPTESGTSNRGQFNVMKVLAAVTVTVAMVLAALAIFLCVNRNKPIWKGRGERVVSKSCSSQSPNAVLLPVKGTLSTQSEKITLRIPLPDNEEDTEVPYADIMITVRGVSTPELTKVGYLGTGEWRGDEPRCHLQASRSADRLHVPQPREVSRKMSTNSEYAVITYA; this comes from the exons ATGCAGGTCTTAGTCTACTTAATCATACTCTTCCTTTCAGTTCTAAAAG GAAGTGTGATTTCTGAAAATGCAAAGGCACCCACCGATTACAAGATGGTAAGACAGGGGCAAAGTCTCATGCTGAACTGCACCTATAACTGCTCATCTGGATTTGTCCACGGCTCCTGGAGGACAGAGTCTGATATCTCTCCTTGTAACACAACTAAAAAGAATGGCAGCTTTTGCACTGTGTCCATCTGCCTATCAAACATTTCTACTCATGATACAGAGAAGAACTACAGTTGCTACACAGAAGACACAGACGACCCTAAACTCACAAAAACAACAGTTCACACtgttttccttcaacttcaaG CTCAAGACACTGTCCCAAAATGGACAAATAACCCAAACATTCTTCTTGAAAATA CATCGCTTCCTACTGAATCAGGGACTTCAAACAGAG GACAGTTTAATGTAATGAAGGTTTTGGCAGCAGTAACCGTCACAGTGGCCATGGTTCTTGCAGCTTTGGCCATCTTCTTGTGCGTGAATCGCAACAAGCCCATCTGGAAGGGTAGAG GGGAGCGGGTTGTGTCCAAATCATG CTCATCTCAATCCCCAAATGCTGTCCTCCTACCAGTAAAAG GGACGCTATCAACACAAAGTGAGAAAATAACCTTACGAATTCCTCTGCCCG ACAATGAGGAGGACACAGAGGTTCCATATGCAGACATAATGATCACCGTCCGAGGGGTCAGTACACCCGAGCTCACTAAGGTTGGCTACTTAGGAACAGGAGAG TGGCGGGGAGATGAACCAAGATGCCACCTGCAGGCCTCGCGTTCAGCTGACAGACTGCATGTTCCCCAGCCCAGAGAGGTCAGTCGCAAGATGAGCACCAACTCTGAGTATGCGGTTATCACATATGCCTGA